Proteins from one Comamonas flocculans genomic window:
- the grpE gene encoding nucleotide exchange factor GrpE, with product MSDHPTTPPSRDADLDDTQSAMAADTHDEIARLQNELAELKARSAELADQFLRAKAEAENVRRRAEEDVAKARKFGIESFAENLLPVCDSLDAALAIENASAGQLREGSEATLRQLVSALERNKVVVVNPAAGEKFDPHQHQAISVVPSEQEANTVVSVLQKGYLIFDRVLRPALVTVAGSP from the coding sequence ATGTCCGACCACCCAACCACTCCCCCCTCGCGCGATGCCGATCTGGACGACACACAGTCCGCCATGGCCGCCGACACGCACGATGAAATCGCCCGCCTGCAAAACGAGCTGGCCGAACTCAAGGCCAGGAGCGCCGAGCTCGCGGACCAGTTCCTGCGCGCCAAGGCCGAAGCGGAAAACGTCCGCCGCCGCGCCGAGGAAGACGTTGCCAAGGCGCGCAAATTCGGCATCGAGAGCTTCGCCGAGAACCTGCTGCCGGTATGCGACAGCCTGGACGCGGCCCTGGCCATAGAAAACGCCAGCGCCGGGCAGCTGCGCGAGGGCAGCGAGGCCACCTTGCGCCAGCTGGTGTCCGCGCTGGAGCGCAACAAGGTGGTGGTGGTCAATCCGGCGGCGGGCGAAAAGTTCGACCCGCACCAGCACCAGGCCATCAGCGTCGTGCCTTCCGAGCAAGAAGCCAACACCGTCGTGAGCGTGCTGCAAAAGGGCTACCTGATCTTCGATCGCGTGCTGCGCCCGGCGCTCGTGACCGTGGCCGGCAGCCCCTAG
- the rpsF gene encoding 30S ribosomal protein S6, translating into MRHYEIVLLIHPDQSEQVPAMLERYKGMITAGGGQVHRVEDWGRRQLAYMISKLAKAHYLCLNIEADQAVMAELEHAFKFNDAVLRHLTVQKTKAETTPSLMMKTVEREEARKASQAEAAER; encoded by the coding sequence ATGCGTCACTATGAAATCGTCTTGCTCATCCATCCGGACCAGAGCGAGCAGGTGCCGGCGATGCTCGAGCGCTACAAGGGCATGATCACCGCAGGCGGTGGTCAGGTGCACCGCGTGGAAGACTGGGGCCGCCGCCAACTGGCCTACATGATCAGCAAGCTGGCCAAGGCGCACTACCTGTGCCTGAACATCGAGGCCGACCAGGCCGTGATGGCCGAACTGGAGCACGCCTTCAAGTTCAACGACGCGGTGCTGCGCCACCTCACGGTGCAGAAGACCAAGGCCGAAACCACGCCGTCGCTGATGATGAAGACCGTGGAGCGCGAAGAAGCCCGCAAGGCCAGCCAGGCCGAAGCGGCAGAGCGCTGA
- the priB gene encoding primosomal replication protein N, translating to MPPTGGDTTLNRLQLTASVAQLQPLRHTPAGLPALDVSLAHASTQDEADGQRQVAVTLRAVAFGTLAERLARQALESLWDFQGFLAQARNGKGVVFHIQAFQPH from the coding sequence GTGCCCCCAACGGGAGGTGACACCACCCTCAATCGCCTGCAGCTGACGGCGAGCGTGGCGCAACTGCAGCCGCTGCGCCATACGCCGGCCGGCCTGCCTGCGCTGGACGTGAGTCTGGCCCATGCGTCCACCCAGGACGAAGCCGACGGGCAGCGGCAGGTGGCCGTGACGCTCCGGGCCGTGGCCTTCGGCACGCTGGCCGAGCGGCTTGCCAGGCAGGCGCTGGAGAGCCTCTGGGATTTCCAGGGATTCCTGGCCCAGGCGCGCAACGGCAAGGGCGTGGTGTTTCACATCCAGGCGTTTCAACCCCATTAG